From a single Nakaseomyces glabratus chromosome F, complete sequence genomic region:
- the COQ8 gene encoding protein kinase COQ8 (CAGL0F07172g~Ortholog(s) have role in ubiquinone biosynthetic process via 3,4-dihydroxy-5-polyprenylbenzoate and mitochondrion localization) — MSARKALYYAYCVGGSAKEAIKESIQFGGKSAKQYVNTSIVLRPILSQFQWYHDPAWEEAKSLSKSLRNGQTHVKHSNKAGVRHYSTSSRRSIQKPTKELTEEEREKLANERSSQVPASRISRLFHYGSLAAGIGMNAAAEGLSQVSKGQSPNWKSLILSESNIDRITKKFSQMRGAALKIGQMMSFQDEKILPRELYEILSRVQNSANYMPRRQLEKVMTKELGDNWEAKFKSFDKIPIAAASIGQVHNGELLDGTKIVVKVQYPGVKDSIDSDLNNLLLLLTASRLLPKGLFLDKTVANARTELKWECDYIREAKALQRFELLLKDDPVFVVPHVYEEFTTENVLTMSRMEGTEIMNLKNESNSQEIRNFISENIMRLCLEEIAVFEFMQTDPNWANFLYNAKTNKIELLDFGASRPFPSDFIKKYRKLLTYATQENRAGAYEMSKELGYLTGLESQSMKDAHVDSVMTLGEPFRGSVEDVFDFANQTVSDRIRGNIGLMVNERLCPPPEETYSLHRKFSGIFLLCARMEASVHCAKLFSKYFALKE, encoded by the exons ATGTCTGCAAGGAAAGCACTGTATTACGCCTATTGTGTTGGAGGCTCCGCAAAGGAGGCCATTAAAGAGTCAATTCAATTTGGAGGAAAATCTGCCAAGCAATACGTTAATACGTCCATTGTTTTGAGACCTATCTTATCACAATTCCAATGGTACCACGATCCTGCTTGGGAAGAGGCTAAGAGTCTATCGAAGTCGCTTCGGAACGGCCAAACCCATGTCAAACACAGCAACAAAGCTGGTGTGAGACACTATTCTACTTCATCGAGGAGAAGTATCCAG AAACCTACAAAAGAGCTAACTGAGGAAGAGCGAGAGAAACTTGCTAATGAAAGAAGTTCACAAGTGCCAGCGTCAAGAATATCACGTTTATTCCACTATGGTTCTTTGGCAGCAGGTATCGGTATGAATGCAGCAGCGGAAGGTTTATCACAGGTATCCAAGGGCCAATCGCCCAACTGGAAATCCCTGATCTTATCCGAGAGCAACATCGACAGAATTACAAAGAAATTCTCCCAAATGAGAGGTGCTGCTCTCAAAATAGGCCAAATGATGTCTTTCCAGGACGAAAAAATACTGCCAAGGGAATTGTATGAGATCTTATCCCGGGTTCAAAACAGCGCCAATTATATGCCCAGAAGACAGCTAGAAAAAGTCATGACAAAAGAATTGGGTGATAATTGGGAGGCAAAATTTAAATCTTTTGATAAGATTCCAATAGCAGCTGCTAGTATTGGCCAGGTTCATAATGGTGAACTGCTAGACGGTACTAAAATTGTTGTTAAAGTACAATACCCAGGTGTTAAGGACTCTATTGATTCTGATTTAAACAAtctgcttcttctgctaACTGCTTCACGTCTTTTACCTAAAGGTCTTTTCCTAGATAAGACAGTTGCAAACGCCAGAACTGAATTAAAATGGGAATGTGACTATATAAGAGAAGCAAAAGCTTTGCAAAGGTTCGAACTTTTGCTAAAGGACGACCCGGTATTTGTTGTGCCCCATGTATATGAAGAATTTACAACTGAAAATGTTCTCACAATGTCCAGAATGGAAGGTACTGAAATaatgaacttgaagaatGAAAGTAACTCACAAGAAATTAGAAACTTTATttctgaaaatattatgagACTATGTTTGGAAGAAATTGCAGTCTTTGAATTCATGCAAACTGATCCAAATTGGGCGAACTTCTTGTATAACgcaaaaacaaacaagATCGAGCTACTTGATTTCGGCGCTTCTAGACCATTCCCCTCAGATTTCATTAAgaaatatagaaaattatTAACATATGCTACTCAAGAAAATCGAGCAGGTGCGTATGAAATGTCCAAAGAACTTGGCTACCTAACTGGTCTAGAATCCCAAAGTATGAAAGATGCTCATGTAGATAGTGTTATGACTCTTGGTGAACCTTTCAGAGGGTCTGTTGAAGATGTATTTGATTTTGCTAACCAGACTGTCTCCGACAGAATCAGAGGAAATATCGGTCTAATGGTTAACGAAAGACTATGCCCCCCACCAGAAGAAACATATTCATTGCACAGGAAGTTCAGTGgtatatttcttttatgtGCAAGAATGGAGGCATCGGTACATTGTGCAAAGCTTTTCTctaaatattttgcattGAAGGAATGA
- a CDS encoding uncharacterized protein (CAGL0F07249g~Ortholog(s) have RNA polymerase II activating transcription factor binding, chromatin binding, protein complex scaffold activity), which yields MSMSQKAKTIDDQNEDASALQQSFTIWSPQDTVRDVAESLGLENVNEEVLKALAMDVEYRILEIIEQAVKFKRHSKRDTLTTDDVAKALRVLNVEPLYGYHDGSHSNRELSFAKVNTAGGQSVYYLDEGEVDFDKLINEPLPQVPRVPTFTTHWLAVEGVQPAIVQNPNLNDIRQSQPPIVRGAIVTALNESSSQLGGSSGSNNGTGKGSVGGESVGGSGSNLASVVQPGQNVDVKPLVKHVLSKELQIYFNQIISTLTKHVESGDEEGQHMKGAALMSLKTDTGLHQLVPYFIQFIAEQITHNLSDLELLGTILEMMYSLLSNTSIFLDPYIHSLMPSVLTLLLAKRLGGTPEKDDEASAVEFLEKTNAVRDFAASLLDHILRKFPQVYKSLKPRVTRTLLKTFLDTNRSFGTYYGCLRGVSVLEPESIRFFLGNLHNWARLVFEEQGVTVGDAGEHTPSRFSKQEVGQLVDAIVSALVVLKKDLPEVYEGQGEAVSEGDKERLVAKCGVTVAHSILEREDAQEITCAIFFGENM from the coding sequence ATGAGCATGTCacaaaaagcaaaaacAATAGATGATCAAAATGAGGATGCGAGTGCATTGCAACAGTCCTTCACCATCTGGTCTCCCCAGGACACAGTACGAGATGTTGCGGAGTCCCTGGGTCTGGAAAATGTCAACGAGGAAGTGCTGAAGGCGCTTGCGATGGACGTCGAGTACCGTATACTGGAGATTATCGAGCAGGCGGTGAAGTTCAAGAGGCACTCGAAGCGGGACACCCTGACGACGGATGATGTGGCTAAAGCGCTACGTGTGCTGAATGTGGAGCCTCTGTATGGGTACCACGACGGCTCACACTCGAACAGAGAGCTGTCGTTTGCCAAGGTGAACACTGCTGGCGGGCAGTCTGTGTACTACTTGGATGAGGGAGAAGTGGACTTTGACAAGCTGATCAACGAGCCTCTGCCACAAGTGCCGCGTGTTCCTACGTTCACGACACATTGGCTGGCAGTCGAAGGTGTGCAACCTGCAATTGTGCAGAACCCTAACCTGAACGACATCAGACAGTCGCAGCCTCCGATAGTGCGTGGAGCCATTGTGACAGCGCTGAATGAGAGCAGCTCACAACTTGGAGGCAGCAGTGGTAGTAACAACGGGACGGGCAAGGGCAGTGTCGGTGGAGAGAGTGTTGGTGGGAGTGGGAGCAATCTTGCGAGCGTTGTGCAGCCCGGGCAGAACGTGGATGTCAAGCCACTGGTGAAGCATGTGCTGTCGAAGGAGCTGCAGATATACTTCAACCAGATCATTAGTACACTGACGAAGCATGTTGAGAGTGGGGACGAGGAAGGCCAGCACATGAAGGGAGCGGCACTGATGTCCTTGAAGACGGATACTGGTCTGCACCAGCTGGTGCCCTACTTCATCCAGTTCATAGCAGAACAGATCACACATAACCTATCCGACCTTGAACTGCTGGGGACGATACTGGAGATGATGTACTCGCTGCTGAGCAACACGTCGATCTTCCTTGACCCATATATCCACTCGCTGATGCCATCTGTGCTGACGCTGCTGCTGGCGAAGAGGCTAGGAGGGACGCCTGAGAAGGACGACGAGGCTAGTGCTGTGGAGTTTCTTGAGAAGACGAATGCTGTGCGGGACTTTGCGGCGTCGTTGCTGGACCACATATTGCGTAAGTTCCCACAGGTGTACAAGTCGCTGAAGCCGCGGGTGACACGGACGCTACTGAAGACGTTCCTGGACACCAACCGGTCATTTGGGACATACTACGGGTGCCTGCGTGGTGTCTCTGTGCTGGAGCCGGAGTCGATACGGTTCTTCCTGGGGAACCTGCACAACTGGGCCAGGCTAGTGTTTGAAGAGCAAGGGGTCACGGTGGGAGATGCTGGGGAGCACACGCCATCGCGGTTTTCGAAGCAAGAGGTAGGACAGCTAGTGGATGCGATTGTGTCAGCGCTGGTTGTCCTGAAGAAAGACCTGCCTGAAGTGTACGAGGGCCAAGGTGAGGCGGTCAGCGAGGGAGACAAGGAGCGGCTGGTGGCCAAGTGTGGTGTCACCGTTGCCCATAGCATATTGGAGCGGGAGGATGCACAGGAGATTACATGTGCCATTTTCTTTGGTGAAAACatgtaa
- the SLD3 gene encoding Sld3p (CAGL0F07271g~Ortholog(s) have chromatin binding activity and role in DNA replication initiation, DNA unwinding involved in DNA replication, double-strand break repair via break-induced replication) produces the protein MEQWSVVATLPVLPPDITIATDHPRVVHANILPDDVLSEVGNTPIYCKHILTDADDKFYVMERYGKEYWVIWIVEMDKHSITKLIDLIEFSDEVTTKEFGSTNGYQSIDEINNYGTSKAEWDEIKITKIFNSFAESTKDRKIIGNSSELFMTLPSNNEQNKNTRTETCLVSDPKIYFNQRYYSTLFELDNAITYFVKSHLPRVRNLFKANTSTSDYLSQYIALIKSSLIPVRNFDERHTLNGLTTLLSTFDPNSEILELLTASQNLTDDSLGNDLSEKMLMLSVLKYRELKIQVVLLLEMMHLLSLDEQFDSFEKQYKNKLEQRSRNVTRSSFMQRRSRTRKNPSTSRELDSPKGNDINNNNDNNSNNNVNDGTFKITTQTDTIQNNIFDFYELLDIYLDKLLITDILMSSTNLDNNNTDSESDQPEENMVETKKYNFQHYMKRILDKNDEASVVGFVNYTLIPYYNRKAPNTIKFIIQKLKGPSMRKQPLKRITTGNTVNESTPLMDNSFNDFSNINNGTDPLRASSVQYASSEKNKEELRSSSPSRKSTFLSQRANSNLTDFIEKEGSVNKRLLPISRTTSDISFLEKRQFAVDNSRHLDSQNPQVSTTSDKNTQPKMSNSISRLKQQSFRRVGRNKSIFKKSTDATSSFAFSHKSIKEVNETNTIQVLSTPMGKRQSNLKAQEQSPLIIESPDAGIIAKSQTNVKGNSENNNTKTSIPPNKKVKRRLFAP, from the coding sequence ATGGAACAATGGAGTGTAGTTGCTACATTACCGGTATTACCACCAGATATAACCATTGCCACAGATCATCCTCGCGTAGTACATGCTAATATATTACCTGATGATGTCTTAAGTGAGGTTGGTAACACACCTATTTACTGCAAACATATTTTAACTGATGCTGACGATAAATTTTACGTGATGGAGAGATACGGCAAAGAGTACTGGGTAATATGGATAGTGGAAATGGATAAACATTCTATAACTAAGCTAATTGATCTTATAGAGTTTTCAGATGAGGTTACTACAAAGGAATTTGGGTCAACTAATGGATATCAATCTATCgatgaaattaataattaCGGGACAAGTAAAGCAGAATGGGATGAAATAAAGATAACCAAGATTTTTAATAGTTTTGCGGAGTCAACGAAAGACAGAAAGATTATTGGCAATTCTAGTGAACTATTTATGACTCTACCATCAAACAACgagcaaaacaaaaatactaGAACAGAAACCTGTCTTGTGTCAGATCCAAAAATATACTTCAATCAGAGGTATTACAGTACTCTATTTGAACTTGATAACGCCATAACTTACTTTGTTAAGTCACATTTACCTAGGGTACGAAATTTATTTAAGGCAAACACGAGTACAAGCGATTATTTGTCACAGTATATAGCACTTATCAAGAGTAGCCTAATACCAGTGAGGAACTTTGATGAACGTCATACATTGAATGGTTTAACTACCTTGTTATCAACATTTGATCCAAATAGTGAAATCCTTGAGCTACTAACAGCGTCTCAAAATTTAACTGATGATAGCTTAGGTAATGATCTATCAGAAAAGATGCTGATGCTATCAGTTCTAAAATATCGTGAACTTAAGATTCAAGTAGTTTTGCTACTTGAAATGATGCATCTACTATCTTTGGATGAACAGTTCGACAGTTTTGAGAAGCAgtacaaaaataaattagaACAGAGATCTCGAAATGTAACCAGATCGTCTTTCATGCAGAGGCGCTCACGAACAAGAAAGAATCCTTCCACTAGTAGAGAGCTGGACTCTCCAAAAGGAAACGATattaacaacaacaacgataataatagtaacaATAATGTAAATGATGGTACATTCAAAATTACGACCCAAACTGATACCATCCAAAACAATATCTTTGACTTTTATGAACTACTGGATATATATTTAGATAAACTATTGATTACTGACATTTTGATGAGCTCAACGAATttagataataataatacagaTAGTGAAAGTGATCAACCTGAGGAGAATATGGTagagacaaaaaaatataacttcCAACATTATATGAAACGTATTTTGGATAAAAACGATGAAGCTTCAGTCGTGGGCTTTGTGAATTACACATTGATACCATACTATAACAGAAAGGCACCTAATACcattaaatttattatcCAAAAACTAAAGGGGCCCAGTATGCGTAAGCAACCTCTAAAGAGAATAACTACAGGGAATACTGTAAATGAATCAACTCCACTCATGGACAATTCATTCAATGATTTCTccaatattaataatgGAACAGATCCACTTAGAGCGTCAAGTGTACAATATGCTAGCAGtgaaaaaaacaaagagGAACTGAGGAGCAGCTCTCCAAGCCGTAAATCTACTTTTCTATCACAAAGGGCTAATTCAAATCTTACagattttattgaaaaagaggGATCTGTTAACAAAAGGCTTTTACCGATATCGCGAACAACTTCTGATATATCTTTCCTTGAAAAACGACAATTTGCAGTTGATAATTCAAGGCATCTAGATTCACAAAATCCTCAAGTAAGTACTACATCTGACAAAAATACCCAACCAAAGATGTCTAATTCTATATCGAGACTAAAACAACAATCTTTTCGAAGAGTTGGGAGAAACAAatcaatattcaaaaagtCAACTGATGCAACATCTAGTTTTGCCTTTTCTCACAAAAGTATAAAGGAGGTCAACGAAACCAATACTATACAAGTCTTATCAACTCCAATGGGTAAAAGACAATCTAATTTAAAAGCGCAAGAGCAATCACCACTTATTATAGAATCGCCAGATGCAGGCATAATAGCGAAAAGCCAGACCAATGTAAAAGGGAACTCagagaataataataccaaAACAAGTATTCCACCCAATAAAAAGGTTAAAAGACGACTATTCGCACCATAA
- a CDS encoding uncharacterized protein (CAGL0F07293g~Ortholog(s) have fungal-type vacuole membrane localization) → MVLVDERRPTMTSTKTDQSDQQSVRWADKPSINQITVRGTIAGIFIGSLVLISNFQFGLQTGWVSMMSLPSALLACAIFKQLWPVFKPDDPVFTDVENVYVQSLAVAIGTGPLALGFVGVVPAIEKFLTYEESGGTREQGIPFTFIQLLLWSAALTYFGIFFAVPLRKQVIVREKLPFPSGNATATLIAVLNGTEIIQEVSKKEVLQMRRRRLEQCPEVLRMDPDSDDSTENALSPLINAEAQRQYNSTSPSDIQPNNVYLKNITILVQTFTISSIYTVIAYFVPVIKAIPFLGNELSKKYLWNLQPSPAYFGQGIIMGLPTVSYMLFGCILGWGILAPIAVHKGWVSNEEDVTDWNEGVQGWVLWCSLAIMITDSIVGFLVLLINSLVKFFMLDNRRVIISNMIDDSFESMILEEEAAINHQRSLSSAQSVGTVRLVSRDLEHEVDQKHLVKYTTVLSGIVVSSVICISFVIYIFGIEVIPVYSMVLALFTALFLSILAIRALGETDLNPVSGIGKISQLLFSFIIPKTHPSAVLINLVAGGIAEAGAQQAGDLMQDLKTGHLLGASPRAQFIAQLIGITWSMFLSSVMYLIYNRVYTIPSIQFRIPTATVWIDCARLVTGKELPYGTLECSLVLAVIFAILSLIRNCYRERELRWMKYIPSGVAVGIGLFNSPSFTIARFIGGLAAHMWLSNHKGNIDVKTTLIVCSSGLILGEGVCSILNIIFTTLNVPHF, encoded by the coding sequence ATGGTACTTGTAGATGAGAGGCGGCCGACGATGACTTCTACCAAGACAGATCAATCAGATCAGCAATCTGTGAGATGGGCAGACAAACCAtcaataaatcaaataacAGTGAGGGGTACCATTGCAGGTATCTTCATTGGTTCATTAGTTCTGATATCTAATTTTCAGTTTGGATTACAAACCGGTTGGGTATCGATGATGTCTCTTCCATCTGCCTTATTGGCGTGTGCTATATTTAAACAATTATGGCCAGTGTTCAAACCTGATGATCCCGTTTTCACTGACGTTGAAAATGTATACGTACAAAGCTTGGCCGTTGCTATAGGGACAGGCCCTTTAGCTCTAGGTTTTGTTGGAGTCGTACCTGCAATAGAGAAATTCTTAACTTATGAAGAATCGGGCGGTACCAGAGAACAAGGCATACCTTTCACTTTTATACAGCTTTTATTATGGTCAGCAGCTCTAACTTACTTTGGGATATTTTTTGCAGTTCCACTTCGAAAGCAGGTGATTGTGAGAGAAAAGTTACCTTTCCCTAGTGGCAATGCCACTGCAACTTTGATTGCAGTTCTAAACGGAACAGAGATCATCCAAGAAGTCTCAAAGAAAGAGGTTTTACAAATGAGAAGAAGGAGATTGGAACAGTGCCCGGAGGTACTCAGAATGGATCCAGATAGTGACGATTCTACAGAAAATGCTCTGTCACCTCTGATAAATGCTGAGGCACAAAGGCAATACAACTCAACTTCACCTTCTGATATACAACCTAATAACGtgtatttgaagaatattACAATTCTGGTTCAAACTTTCACAATATCATCCATTTACACTGTAATCGCTTACTTCGTTCCTGTAATTAAAGCAATCCCATTCTTGGGGAATGaactatcaaaaaaatatttatggAATTTACAACCTTCGCCCGCATACTTTGGACAAGGTATAATAATGGGGTTACCAACAGTTTCATACATGCTTTTTGGATGTATCCTTGGATGGGGTATCCTAGCACCTATTGCTGTCCACAAAGGCTGGGTATcgaatgaagaagatgtaACTGATTGGAATGAAGGTGTACAAGGCTGGGTTTTATGGTGTTCGTTAGCAATAATGATAACCGATAGTATTGTTGGATTCCTAGTGTTACTTATCAATTCCTTAGTTAAATTCTTCATGCTTGACAATAGGAGAGTGATAATTTCGAATATGATTGATGATTCATTTGAATCGATGATATTGGAGGAGGAAGCGGCAATAAATCATCAAAGGTCTTTGAGCAGTGCTCAATCTGTAGGAACAGTTAGATTAGTTTCGCGCGATCTCGAACACGAGGTTGATCAAAAACATCTAGTCAAATATACTACTGTGCTATCAGGTATTGTTGTTTCGTCAGTTATATGCATATCGTTTGTGATTTACATTTTCGGTATAGAAGTAATTCCTGTCTATTCCATGGTACTAGCCCTTTTTACTGCATTATTCCTGTCAATATTAGCAATTAGAGCTCTGGGAGAAACGGATCTAAACCCGGTAAGTGGAATCGGTAAGATTTctcaattattattttcttttattattccAAAAACCCATCCATCTGCAGTACTGATCAACTTGGTTGCTGGCGGTATAGCTGAAGCAGGTGCACAGCAGGCAGGGGATTTAATGCAGGATCTGAAAACAGGCCATCTTCTTGGCGCATCACCCAGAGCGCAATTTATTGCGCAACTGATAGGCATAACATGGTCAATGTTTCTATCGTCTGTGATGTATCTCATTTACAATAGAGTTTATACCATACCAAGCATACAATTTCGTATACCAACGGCAACTGTTTGGATAGATTGTGCAAGGCTTGTAACAGGTAAGGAACTGCCTTATGGGACGCTAGAATGCTCTTTAGTTTTGGCGGTAATATTTGCAATTTTGTCTTTAATAAGAAACTGTTACAGAGAAAGAGAACTTCGGTGGATGAAATATATACCCTCTGGAGTTGCCGTGGGAATTGGACTTTTTAACTCACCTAGTTTTACAATTGCAAGATTCATTGGTGGCCTAGCTGCCCACATGTGGCTTTCGAACCATAAGGGTAACATTGATGTGAAAACTACACTTATTGTATGTAGTTCGGGTTTAATATTGGGTGAGGGTGTATGCAGTATTCTTAACATAATCTTTACTACACTCAACGTTCCACATTTTTAA
- the SNF4 gene encoding AMP-activated serine/threonine-protein kinase regulatory subunit SNF4 (CAGL0F07315g~Ortholog(s) have AMP binding, AMP-activated protein kinase activity, ATP binding, protein serine/threonine kinase activator activity): MRELTEEQRENIAIEQKLAVQSIRSFLQSKTSYDVLPVSYRLVVLDTALLVKKSLNVLLQNSIVSAPLWDSKTSRFAGLLTTTDFINVIQYYFSNPDKFDIVDKLQLDGLKEVEKAIGVDQLDTAYVHPSRPLYDACLKMLESRSGRIPLIDEDEETHREIVVSVLTQYRILKFVSLNCRETHLLQRPIGELGIISEQNMKFCHMSTPVIDVIQLLTQAGVSSVPITDENGVLINVYEAYDVLGLIKGGIYNDLSLSVGEALMRRSDDFEGVYTCTKNDKLSSIMDNIRKSRIHRFFVVDENGRLTGVLTLSDILRYILLGNN, translated from the coding sequence ATGAGAGAATTAACAGAGgaacaaagagaaaacaTAGCAATTGAGCAAAAGCTAGCTGTGCAGTCTATACGTTCGTTTCTGCAGTCAAAGACTTCCTATGATGTTTTACCGGTGTCTTACAGACTTGTGGTGCTAGATACTGCTTTGTTGGTCAAGAAGTCCCTAAATGTACTTTTACAAAACAGCATTGTCTCGGCTCCATTATGGGACTCAAAAACTTCTCGTTTTGCAGGGTTGTTAACCACCACAgatttcatcaatgtcATACAGTACTATTTCTCGAATCCTGATAAGTTTGATATTGTAGACAAGTTACAACTTGATGGTTTAAAAGAAGTTGAGAAGGCGATTGGTGTAGACCAATTAGATACAGCTTATGTACATCCATCAAGACCTCTATATGATGCATGCCTAAAGATGTTGGAATCCAGAAGTGGTCGTATACCTCTTATTGACGAAGACGAAGAGACACACAGAGAAATTGTTGTTAGTGTTCTTACCCAATACAGAATCCTAAAGTTCGTGTCCCTGAACTGCAGAGAGACGCATTTGTTACAAAGACCGATTGGTGAATTGGGCATAATTTCGGAACAGAACATGAAATTCTGCCACATGTCTACACCAGTCATTGATGTTATACAATTACTTACTCAAGCTGGTGTTTCCTCTGTACCAATCACAGATGAGAACGGGGTATTGATTAATGTATATGAAGCTTATGACGTTCTGGGGTTGATCAAGGGTGGCATATATAATGATCTATCATTGAGTGTTGGTGAAGCACTTATGAGAAGAAGTGATGATTTTGAAGGCGTCTACACCTGTACAAAGAACGATAAGTTATCATCAATAATGGATAATATCAGAAAATCAAGAATTCATagattttttgttgttgacGAAAACGGTAGATTGACAGGTGTGCTTACTTTGAGCGATATATTGAGGTATATCCTATTGGGCAACAATTAG